Genomic segment of Primulina tabacum isolate GXHZ01 chromosome 11, ASM2559414v2, whole genome shotgun sequence:
aaaaagtgGGCTGGGCTACAACCCAGTACAGCCCTAGAATACATCCGTCTCTGATTACATCAATGatcaagttatcaaatttcattGACAGAGTTGACCAGACTTGTTTTCGTTGAATTGtttaataattttcaattttaattttcatgCCAATTATTTCTCTAATTAGAATATAATTTTAAGAAAAACTCCTCCTATTTACTTTATTGTTTTTATTCTTAGAACATGGTTTTTTCATACCTACATGTGGAAATGACATCTACTGACATTATTATATATTCAGAGAAACTTGATTTCTTTAGCATTCACTATGTACACATAGATGAGTTAATTGGGACAAAAAGCAATTGATACTTGTTCTTAACTAAATTCcgctaaaataataaaatcaaacTGAGGCGAAAGATCACAACAAATATTCTTTTgtagataatttttaaattataaacttCATCGGTAACGAAAACAATATCGAAATggtgtaaaaaaaaaagataaaattatAATCATTCTGCTTGAAAACtctaataaatatatcattGACCTAACCACGACAATTTCTTTCGAATCCGACGaaaaattcaatacttgacccgAATATAGGAGGGTGTGAGGGGATTTTTTATCCgattaaataaatagttaatCAAGTATGATGATTTTCGGATATGTGGATGTATACGGATCTTAAAGAATCCTACCCATATACGATCCAAATACCCAATTAAATTTATAGGTTAGACCTATTATTCTCAATAATATATATCTTcttttgagaatttttttttaaaaaaattaacaatcCATTAttaaaacaataacaacataattAAATGATGGGAAATGGAAAAATCGGAAACTAAACACTCCTATTTATTCCATAATTATATCCACGTTCAATCATATATCTGAATAGTGATCGGTTTCATGAATTGTTGTACATGTATTGTAATAttaatttgtaaaataaaatgTCAACTCTTACAAATAGAAAATAATTTCGGAATGCATATATCTAATATGAATAAGTTCAGACATTTCACATATCtgtatttgtgagacagattgatatggaatatatttacaaataaaaatgatacttttgacataaaagtaatactttctCGTTAACCGAGTCAGGTTGGACCTCAACAATCTCTCTCACAATAATTGCACCTCTTACAATCAATGAAAATCGAACATTTGACATtgactctgatatcaattgtaagACCGAGTGCTTATAGCTAATGGTAATTGTGTACTCCAATATTTGAAATCGTACAACAGCTGAAACACTATGTTTTGATTAATCTACTAATCACAAACAATTATCGCGCTTAATATGAGAAGCTTATTGTATgacaaatataatataaaagttATAATAACTTGGAAGTTAGTAGgaaaagaaattaaatttttttacttaTTTTATAAACTATTTTCGTTTCAATTATAtaagattatttttttatataacttAATAAATTCATTGGaaatatcaattaaataaacaatttttcaattttattcttatttaatGAGTGTTTATATATTAATGACTTGTTATATTTCCAATAGTTAGTTAATCGCAAGATGTCAAAATAAATGTTGGTATATTAgggaaaaaaaatagaagaaatattACTAAATATTGATACATGCAAATTATAAGTTTGAAAATTTGCTGAAATATGCCAgaaatggtttttttttttaaaaaaaaacatgtaggTTTATAATATAGTAAGGATACAAATGATATGGTGAAAGTTAAAATatattgagtaggtctcttgtgagacggtctcacgaatctctatctgtgagacatgtcaactctaccgatattcacaataaaaagtaatactcttagcataaaaagtaatacttttttatggatgacccaaataaaatatccatataacaaaatacggcccgtgagaccgtctcacacaagttatTGCCAAATATATTATATGAGTTTTACTAACTTTAtttcgtctcacacaagttatTGCCAAATATATTATAGGAGTTTTACTAACtttatttcttatgtttataatAATGTATCAATTATTTATCCTAAAAAAAGTGCAATTAGAATTTTTGAAGCTTTTATCAATGAAATTAGGAAAAGTGTGGGCTAAGACAATATTAATGGGCCTTTAAGTGATCCGTAAACAGCTGTAGACTCCAAACGCTCCAGAAAATCGACGAACAATACAATGATTCGCCACCCTTAATCTCCGTCCCTGATTTTGCTTCCAGAATATCATCCACCCTCGAGGTCCATAAACTGACCAGAAGTCATGCCAGTGGACCCAACTGCTGTTGCAATCTCAGAAATTACCCGAATGAGGCGAGCCTCAGGGataatgtgaggcccggggccgaagagggaggggggtgatcgccggtgccatgaggttgcacggacaatgagcggcttctggcaggcttctaagtggagggaacatgaatgaaccgatcccacaccggaatgagagagattccgagactgttcaatgtaatggactgtacagttgaagagggtttaaaagatttgattggtactactcatatcacgaatgtgcatcttcttttcggtagctcatcacataagaactccaaagttaagcgtacttggggcaattttgggatgggtgacctcttgagaagtttcccagggtgcgtgtgagtgaggacataagcacgctggaaagactcgtcttggtacactgaggacagtcgtcgaatctggagcGTTACAGAAAATATCAGTTGGGGTGTGTGAAACAATGTGGCGGAAACCAAGAGGGAACAATGCATCCCCAGCTGGTATTGCCATGTCAACTCCAAATTTCGTATGATTAGAGTGTTGGCCTCTTCGAGATGGGTCATCATCCATACATGGAAAGTCATCGTGGATAAGCGAATCAGCAGGAACCTATTTATAAAGGCAAGGTGTAATACCTCTTGTTCACAtagtaaaaattaaagatttaaaataaatttataatggGCTACAAtagacttctatagcaactttgagttaatcattttcgtaaagcgatgaCGAATGAAGTAGTTGTTATAGGGgaccattgtgcagtcacgcggGCCCGGACTCGGAACGTGACATAATGCTATCAGAGCCTGTCACGGGCAAGGAACACCAggaaataagtgctatgcgggACAAAGTGTTATGTACATGTGagtcacctcttgaacctgctgAGCAAAGTGCTATATGACGGGAGCCAACTCTTGAGCTTGTAAGAGtcacctctagattctcggtGCTGGTGGATCGAGAGGTCAGGTCGCGACGAGGACATCGCGTTCTAGAGAATGGATGATTGTGATACCTCTTATCCCACAtggtaaaaattaaagatttataATGGGTTTACAATGGGCTACAATGGACTTTTATAGCAATTTGAGTTAATCATTTTTGTAAAACGGTGAAGAATAcaaagtagttgctataggggacTCATTGTGCAATCACGCGGGTCCGAGCCCAGGGCGTAacatatatgacaaaaattGTAATGAAACAAATATATAAGATCAAAATGCAAGAATTTTTTTAGGGTTTGTTGAATATGCTCTTTACTAATTTTAGATAGAAAACCATGAGCACAACGCGAAGTGATTTTGACATTGAGTGGCATTTCACCGTTAAAAGGGAAATAAAGAAGAAGAAGCTATTTTAAGAAGATAAAACATATGAATAACAACTTAATTATTGCATTTCGTGCATGTGAATTCACCCCAACAATGCAATTTATGACATCACACACTTTAGACCAAATTTTACAATGAGGATGTCCGTTTCAAGATCCATCATGATTCATGGGTAAGCTTCTATAACAGATAAAACATCTCCAATGCGTTTCTCTGTGTATTTTGTAAAGCCAACCTCGTTCAACAAGCATCCCCATTCTTCCCAAGTTCTTTCTTTTCCTTTCTCCGTGTGAGCCATCATCCCCATGTCCAACGCCAAACGAACCTCGCTATACTGATCAACCCCTTCGCCTTCTTCGACCACCGCCTCCATGATGATCACCTTCCCCTTGTCCCTAGGAATCGCTTCAATACAATTTCGCAGTATTTGAATGCATTCTTCGTCGCTCCAATCGTGTAACACCcactatatatataatcaagAATATGTAACACCTCTACTCATATTTTATACATACATGCAACTTGTTATGTGTatcaataaatatatatgttggaGAAACGTACCATAAGAAAAGCGGCATCGCCCTTGGGAACCATTTTGAACATGTCGCCACCAACATGCTCCACACCTTCACGATGCGGTGCGACAGAAATGACATGCGGGAGATCGTAGTTAACCCCTCGAATCCAGGGACAAGCCTTCACCAAGGCGTTAAGCGCCGTCCCATCCCCACCACCAACGTCCACCAAAGAACTGATCCCCTCGAACGCCTCAGGATACTGATCAACGATTGCTGAAACAGCCAACCTAGCATGGCATGCCATTGCATCATTGATTAATTTACTATGATCAGGATTTGCTGCCGCATATTTCCACAAGTCGACCCCGCCATGTGCGGCCTCAAACGGATAAGAACCTTTCAGCATAGCACGTCCGCTTAGGCCATGCCACGGGGCGAGCATCACGGGGCTGCTCTCGAGCAGGATGAGACCAGCCATGCCATCTTTCAAAAGCAATCGAGAATGTGGCGTTTGGGTGTAACAGAGTGATGATTCATCGTCTCGAATAATCCGAGTCTGCTTGAAGAAACCGTGGTAGATCAAGTATCTCATGATACGGTGGAGGGCAGAGGAGGAGCAGTGCAAGGCGACGGATAGCTCCGGGAGCGTGATGGATCCGCCATGTGATTCAACGGTCTCAGATATTTGGAGTTCTATAGCACATTTTAGTACTGCCAGTGGAGTGAAAGCAAATACATACTTCCATATATCCACCTGGGCAGCTTGTGCTTCTTTTTCTTGGAGTTGTGATTGTGTTTTGACTTTGGATTCCATCCTTCAAATTTCTTTATATTGCTGTGTGCAAGAAAATGTATGCAACCACACACAATAAATAGAAGTGAAGTAAAGGAAAGTCGcacaatttattattttcaagtGTGTGGGCTAAAATACACGTTTGttcaaaaaggaaaaaaaccaaaatttatTCACGTATATCTTGATTTTTTATTGGAggctaagaaattattattattttctttattcggaattaataaataaactttgaAAATGAACACATATAAGAATAGGTTATGTTTATGGAGAGCCGTGCAGtttgcaatttttttatttttcgtaATGTTGACaatgaatttacatttttagTAAAGtaacttgtattttttttatttttagtcgtattataatgaatttttgtttttagaatGAAATACATGCAAGTTATATTATTAAAGTGCAAATTCATTGATAAAAATAGAGAAAGTTCAATTTACAAGACCGCAATTCTGATTTTCCTTTTTTTTGAAGTTGTTCTTTCATTATCTATCGATATGAGTTGAAGTAcctctttcttcttttttttttcattcgtATTTATCAATATTTTGCCCTTTTCTACTTATTTTATATCcagatattatttaattttcttattaCTGTAAACTATCCATTTTTATTATGCTAATTATCGtccaattattttttatatattcataTAAATTTATTCATTTCTATTGATAAGTATGttgttatttttatgcatttaatctCAATAAAAGTGGGAGCAAGTAAAGTTAGGTTAATGAGATCCTACCCATGTGGGCAATACCCTCATAAATGAAAGTTGGAAGGCCATCATAAATGAAAGTTGGAAGGCCATCATAAATGAAAGTTGGCTTTTTTCAAATTAAACTTGGAAAAGGAAAGAAGATATAAAATGCATTAAATAtttgagtaggtatcttgtgaaacggtctcacgaatctttatcttgagacgggtcaatcctaccgatattcacaataaaaaataatgctataagtataaaaagtaatactttttcatggatgacccaaataaaggatcaatctcacaaaatacgactcgtatgaccgtctcacacaattttttgcctAAATATTTTCAAACCGACGGGGAGCTCCAATGAACATGAAGTGAGACAATTGTAACTAACACGTTAATCTTACTGACACGAAGTACGTGTGATAcacgttatatatatatatatatatatatatatatatatatatatataaagttaaATTCAATCTGAGAAACTTGTATTATTAGCAAATGATAATAAACAAAACATATATTACtcaaaaaatgttttttcatcCATATACTATATATACATTAGGGAAAGTAAccaataataatagtaatttaGATGAAGATGAAATGACATGCAAAATATATAGATAATACAACATATGTCAATTCAAATTTATAGTTTGACCTTAATCATCTACTATCATTGCAACATCTCACTAAATATATATCATAGAATATTAgaatttcatgttcgcaatcttgattttgttgttaacaaaacttgttatttgtTACTAATAAACTTACCTAAATGTGGAGTTAGCTGAAcgtaactgaagctatcgaagaatgcaaactgaaagtaccaactgattaatcgaactgaatcagttcaactgctGAATCGAAAATCAGTTCAACTTATTgttcagctgataggtggttcagtagAAGGAAGACCTTTAGAAGCATAgtccagctgatgaagagttcaactgatggaatagatttgatatattttgatttttgagaCAATATATACTCGAAAATTTCATCATTGTAAACAACATTGATTTTTATTCATCTTTTATGATATCTTATCAtcgagaattctctcaaaaacaagcttaagtttcgttataacttttgcgtcgtatcaaatcaaacttatcaaaagatttatcttttgtggcgtttgtcaatcgaatatcacgagggttgccaaggacaggttctttggaggttctcttgaacgcgATTGTTTCTATTGTTGATTAATtattgctagaccgcgtgatctagaggcgattatcacacctgtcggttacttgtttcaaagatcgagacaaatcaaagatctcgtgggcgggatcgcatcaaCAGGGCATCTGTTAGATCCAATTagttgcagaacacgacaagcttattcaatggaatccagctgtgcacaaaggtacataagcaattgtccagtcaaaggacaataatagacgttgcatcaATGTTTAAAGCCAAAAcattccagaatggctgtcggaaagTACAGACATTTTCGAGGAACAGAATCAAAATGCAACAGACACAATAATTTAGTCTCACTTTACGATCAAtcttcgcgcctataaatagaatatGAATATCAGTGAAGAACATAACAAGTAACAGAACAACAACAAGAGTGTGTGAAGAAGAAGGGCACGCTTAAATCTTTATCATCTTACTAGAAGCAATCAGACCAGTTGTGaaggaacacttcaacgtgttatcagcttaatATAGAAGtcattttccctcagtgtgtgagaacaccttcccgatgtattcattgttcagttctcacacactcacacactatCATTCACATATATCAGAGAGTAGAGCTTATAGAatcagttgagtgagtcttgcacaacgACAATAAACTTGtttatgtagtctttgacacacagacgttaaacaagtgttggctggaaggtgatgccttcggtctaggctaggagttcagttaggcagtggagtaagtcctaagttgagtgggtttgtacaagccGTTGTATAAATAAAAGTCTTCTTGTGTAACCTGTCCGAGGAAGTAGAAGGGATGAAGTAGGAGCAGTTGTagtctccgaatatccataaatatatcttgtgttatttctgtttaactgcttgtttttttttttaaccgaTTTGATCAGTTCTGTTCTGTTCATAACTAAACTAATATAAGTCAGAACTGATCTCATAACTTTCAGTTAGTCAGTTGCACAAGTTATAAAACTGATTAGTTTTTttaacgaaagattatttcgggtatttttcgcttggtttaaaaccaaactcgatctaattcatcggtgtttacattcttaggacacgagctattgcagctcattgatttattgtgtttgaagcaccttgtGATACCCTTGTtccacatcttaaaaatgagagatttaaaatgagtttataatagcttacaatggacttctatagcaacttgggttaatcattttcgtaaagcgatgaCGAATACgtagtagttgctataggggaaCATTGTGCAGTCACGTAGCCGCGGGCCCgagctcggggcgtgacagaatggtatcagagccggtcaccGGCATTGAACACCGGAAAATAAGTGCTATACGGGGCAAAGTGTTACGTGCATGGGAGCCATCTCTTGAACCTGCGGGGCAAAGTACTACATGACGGGGAGCCACCTTTTGAACctgtaggagccacctctagattctcggcgCTGGTGGATCGAGGGGTCATGCCGCGACGAGGACGTCGCGTTCTGAAGGTGGGGTGATTGTAatacccttgtcccacatcttaaaaatgaaatatttaaaatgagtttataatggcttacaatgTACTTCTATTGAAACTTGGGTTAATCAATTTCGTAAAGCGAGAACGAATACGCAGTAGTTGCTATAAGGACACATTGTGTAGTCACGCAGCCGTAGACccgggctcggggcgtgacacacCTTCAATGGTGCCCTCACACGATCCATCATAGAAGTAAATAGTAAGTACAATAAGAAAAAAATGGATGACATAGCATTAAAAAAAACGACAATCAAACaagtaaattaaataaaataattatcattttaattaaCTTTAGTTGTCAAATTGtgaaaatttcaaatcatctacATTAATCGAAAGAAATCTTAGGgacatatatttaaaattttattatcataagacatatattaaaattgtattcaatataatttttattttattaacttTAATTTTCTAACATAATTTATTCTCGGGTTGATGGGCCAATGACCATGAATGTCAATTAATAgtggattttttaaaattagctcAAACTTTTAAGAACATGGAGATGACTTACTTTGCTATGTACAaactaaaatataaatatgttaagaaaatattattcccaaaaattttggtgtatgacaaaaacaaatcagcTCGAAATCAGTTGCGGTTCGTATTTGAGATATGCATCAGTTCGACCGCTCGGCTCATCAGCTGGTATATCTTCCTAACCGGCTGAAGCTCAAAGATATATC
This window contains:
- the LOC142519404 gene encoding flavonoid 4'-O-methyltransferase 3-like, translating into MESKVKTQSQLQEKEAQAAQVDIWKYVFAFTPLAVLKCAIELQISETVESHGGSITLPELSVALHCSSSALHRIMRYLIYHGFFKQTRIIRDDESSLCYTQTPHSRLLLKDGMAGLILLESSPVMLAPWHGLSGRAMLKGSYPFEAAHGGVDLWKYAAANPDHSKLINDAMACHARLAVSAIVDQYPEAFEGISSLVDVGGGDGTALNALVKACPWIRGVNYDLPHVISVAPHREGVEHVGGDMFKMVPKGDAAFLMWVLHDWSDEECIQILRNCIEAIPRDKGKVIIMEAVVEEGEGVDQYSEVRLALDMGMMAHTEKGKERTWEEWGCLLNEVGFTKYTEKRIGDVLSVIEAYP